A genome region from Cutaneotrichosporon cavernicola HIS019 DNA, chromosome: 5 includes the following:
- a CDS encoding uncharacterized protein (Peptidase dimerisation domain), with the protein MTVHGCFNVNLFRRRNTAAAAAADPNPVRDAKTPSAEPRDVEAYYPCAWSSRSTKAVDQPPPYSGASGLPKEIGETIKATVLEYSDKLTEISRWIWQHPELGYAEVGAHKRLTDLLESEGFEVERGYKDLPTAFRAVYKHGSGGRTFAFCSEYDALPGIGHACGHNLIAVAGVAGLLGMRAAMRKYGMDGTAVLIGTPAEEGGMGKAVLLDRGGFLGIDACMMVHPVGDYAGVAPGTACVIPTLAVVELGIEFFGRPAHAGVAPWEGVNALDAVHLAYGSISALRQQLHPTDKVHGIITHGGKAPNIIPDYAAMKYFIRAKTANDVEALVAKVQACFDGAATATECKVKYDVAPMTYDLRNNGPFCDEFAAAVSALWNRRTWIALDNWDNAGGSTDFGNVCYAMPACHPQFGIPAEPGRGNHTPQFTEKCGTAKAHEYTFEFAAGMCAVGAQFLANKDFADKAIKWWKEDMKGAAV; encoded by the exons ATGACAGTCCACGGCTGCTTCAATGTCAACTTGTTCCGACGGCGGAAcacggcagcggcagcggcggccgacCCGAACCCCGTCCGTGATGCCAAGACGCCGAGTGCTGAACCCCGCGACGTGGAGGCCTACTATCCATGCGCCTGGAGTAGTCGGTCAACGAAGGCGGTGGACCAGCCCCCGCCATACTCTGGCGCCAGTGGACTGCCGAAGGAGATTGGCGAGACGATCAAGGCCACGGTGCTCGAGTATTCTGACAAGCTCACCGAGATCTCGCGCTGGATCTGGCAACACCCTGAGCTTGGCTACGCCGAGGTGGGTGCGCACAAGCGCCTGACCGACCTTCTTGAGAGTGAGGGCttcgaggttgagcgcggATACAAGGACCTCCCCACCGCTTTCCGTGCCGTGTACAAACACGGCTCAGGAGGGCGCACGTTTGCGTTCTGTAGCGAATACGACGCTCTTCCAGGTATCGGACACGCGTGCGGACACAACCTGATTGCGGTCGCAGGCGTTGCTGGCCTTCTGGGTATGCGCGCGGCGATGAGAAAGTACGGGATGGACGGCACCGCTGTGCTGATTGGCAcgccggccgaggagggcgggaTGGGCAAGGCtgtccttctcgaccgCGGAGGATTCCTGGGCATCGACGCATGCATGATGGTCCACCCTGTTGGTGACTATGCAGGTGTCGCGCCCGGCACCGCATGTGTGATACCCACCCTGGCCGTGGTggagctcggcatcgagTTCTTCGGGCGACCGGCACACGCAGGCGTCGCTCCCTGGGAAGGCGTGAatgcgctcgacgccgtaCACCTCGCTTACGGCTCCATCTCTGCTCTCAGACAACAGTTGCACCCCACCGACAAAGTGCACGGTATTATCACACATGGCGGCAAGGCGCCCAACATTATCCCAGACTATGCTGCCATGAAGTACTTTATCCGCGCCAAGACGGccaacgacgtcgaggcgctcgtcgccaaggtCCAAGCATGCTTTGA CGGCGCTGCCACCGCGACCGAGTGCAAGGTCAAGTACGACGTGGCGCCCATGACGTACGATCTGCGTAACAACGGGCCATTCTGC GACGAGtttgccgccgccgtgtcGGCGTTATGGAACCGGCGCACATGgatcgcgctcgacaaTTGGGACAACGCAGGCGGGTCCACCGACTTTGGTAATGTGTGCTACGCGATGCCAGCGTGTCACCCCCAATTCGGCATCCCTGCCGAACCAGGCCGCGGGAACCACACGCCCCAGTTCACGGAGAAATGCGGCACGGCCAAGGCGCACGAGTACACGTTCGAGTTTGCCGCTGGCATGTGCGCTGTGGGCGCACAGttcctcgccaacaagGACTTTGCCGACAAAGCGATCAAATGGTGGAAGGAGGATATGAAGGGTGCGGCGGTGTAA
- a CDS encoding uncharacterized protein (isochorismatase), translated as MPASSSPKLKPKRSHPWSMHPLMGGGRSRTPSPSRRNKTALIVIDMQVGVVKTCVDVQGVMAHIGSLVQRAREAGAPVIWVQHEDEVLVRDTMEWALAPGLPPPLDEEVRVHKRFRDSFTAPELESELHSRGVHHVVIVGAQSDYCVRTAAQSAAVRGYAVTVPRDAHTTEDAEFRGTKIPAQQIVQHTNVYFNDFEYQPGVWCGNVASDEVQFGQRP; from the coding sequence ATGCCCGCATCATCATCACCCAAActcaagcccaagcgcTCGCACCCCTGGTCCATGCACCCGCTCATGGGCGGTGGCCGCTCACGcactccctccccctctcgcCGGAACAAGACAGCACTCATCGTGATCGACATGCAGGTTGGAGTCGTCAAGACCTGCGTCGACGTGCAAGGCGTTATGGCGCACATCGGGTCTCTTGTGCAGCGTGCCCGCGAAGCCGGGGCTCCCGTCATTTGGGTGCAgcacgaggacgaggttCTTGTCCGCGACACAATGGAGTGGGCACTAGCACCAGGCCTTCCACCCCcgctggacgaggaagTACGTGTCCACAAACGCTTCCGCGACAGTTTTACTgcgcccgagctcgagagcgaATTACATTCGCGCGGCGTACACCATGTCGTTATCGTCGGTGCGCAGAGCGACTACTGCGTCCGTACTGCAGCCCAGAGCGCCGCAGTTCGAGGGTATGCGGTCACGGTACCGCGCGACGCTCACAcgaccgaggacgccgagttTCGCGGCACAAAGATCCCAGCGCAGCAGATTGTGCAACACACAAATGTGTACTTTAACGACTTTGAGTATCAGCCCGGCGTGTGGTGCGGCAACGTCGCTTCGGACGAGGTTCAGTTTGGACAACGCCCATAG